The Bradyrhizobium sp. CCBAU 051011 DNA segment GCAAAGCCCATATGGCCGATCGAGGAATAGGCCATCAGGCGCTTGATGTTCTTCTGCCCGATCGCGGCGAACGAACCCAGCGCCATCGAGGCGATGGCGACGAAGACGAGGATCTGCTGCCATTGCGGGACGATGCCGGGGAACGCGGTGAGCGTCACGCGGGTGAACACCGCAAGCGCGGCCACCTTCGGCGCGGAGGCGAAGAACGCCGTCACCGGCGTCGGCGCGCCTTCATAGACGTCGGGTGTCCACATGTGGAACGGCACGGCCGAGACCTTGAAGCAGAGGCCGGCAAGCAGGAAGACGAGGCCAAACACGATGCCGACGCTACCGGTCTTCACAGCGGCTGCGATGCCGGCAAAATCGACCGTGCCGGTGAAGCCGTAGATCAGCGAGGCGCCGTAGAGCAGCATGCCCGACGAGAGAGCGCCGAGCACAAAGTACTTCAGGCCGGCCTCGGTGGACTTGGCGTTGTCGCGGTTCGAGGCGGCGACCACGTAGAGCGCGAGCGACATCAGCTCGAGCCCGAGATAGAGCATGATCAGGTCGGCGGCCGAGATCAGCACCATCATGCCGAGAGTGGAAAGCAGCACCAGGATCGAATACTCGAAGATGCGCCGCGACGGGTCGGACAGGAACTCCGTCGACAGGATCAGCGCCGCCGCCGAGCCGATGATGGCGAGGATCTTCAGGAAGCGGGCGAAGTCGTCGACGATGAAGCTGCCACCGAAGGTCGTGAGCTTGCCGGCCGGTAGCATCAATACCAGCGCGCCGGTGATAACCAGCAGCACCACCGCGAGCGTGGTGACGAGCCGGGTCGTATCCTGCCCGCGATAGGCACCGAGCATCAACAGCGCCATGGCGCCGACGGCCAGCACCAGCTCCGGCAGCACCGGCAGCAACTGATAACCTGCACTTGAGAAGCTCATGGCCTTCTTATCCTTGACGCGTCTTCTTCATGCGAACCGGCTTCCACTTCGCTTGAAAACGCTACGTTATTGCGCGACCAGCGCGGCTGCCTTCACGGCAGTCACGGCGGCATTGTAATTATTGACGAGTTGCTGAACCGAGGCGGCCGACATGTCGAGCACCGGCTTCGGATAGACGCCGAACAGGATGGTGAGGAACACCAGCGGCATCAGCGTCAGGCTTTCGCGGGGCGTCAGATCCTTGATGCTGGCGAGCGACGGCTTGGTCAGCGCGCCGAACACCACCTTGCGATAGAGCCAGAGCGCGTAAGCAGCCGACAGGATGACGCCGAGCGTGGCAATGGTCGCGGTCGGGATCGAGACCTTGAAGGTGCCGAGCAGCGTCATGAATTCGCCGACGAATCCGCTCGTGCCGGGCAGACCGACATTGGCCATGGTGAAGACCATGAACACCATCGCATAGAGCGGCATCCGGTTGACGAGACCGCCATAGGCCGCGATCTCGCGGGTATGCATGCGGTCGTAGACGATACCGACGCAGAGGAACAGCGCGCCGGAGACGATGCCGTGCGACACCATCTGGAACACGCCGCCGGCGACACCCTGGGTCGTACCCGCGAAGATGCCCATGGTGACGAAGCCCATATGCGCCACCGACGAATAGGCGATCAGCTTCTTGATGTCTTCCTGCATCAAGGCCACCAGCGAGGTGTAGACGATGGCGATTACCGACAGCGAGAAGATCAGCGGCGCAAAATCATGCGACGCCAGCGGGAACATCGGCAGCGAGAACCGGAGGAAGCCGTAGCCGCCCATCTTCAGGAGGATCGCGGCCAGGATCACCGAGCCCGCGGTCGGCGCCTCGACATGCGCATCCGGCAGCCAGGTGTGCACCGGCCACATCGGCATCTTCACCGCAAAGGAGGCAAAGAACGCCAGCCACGCCCAGGTCTGCAAGGACCGCGGCACCGCGGTGTTCATCAGCGTCGGGATGTCGGTCGTCCCGGCATTCCAGTACAGCGCCATGATGGCCAGCAGCATCAAGACCGAGCCGAGCAGCGTGTAGAGGAAGAACTTGAACGACGCATAGACCCGGCGCGGGCCGCCCCAGACGCCGATGATCAGGAACATCGGGATCAGGCCGCCTTCGAAGAACAGATAGAACAGCACGAGGTCGAGCGCCGAGAAGGTGCCGACCATCAGCGTTTCCAGAAACAGGAACGCCATCATGTATTCGCGCACGCGCACTGTGACGGACTTCCAGCTCGCTATGATGCAGAACGGCATCAGCGCGGTGGTCAGGATCACGAACGGCAGCGAAATACCGTCGACGCCCATGTGATAGGTGATGCCGCTGGCGAGCCAGTTCGCCTTTTCGACGAACTGGAAATCCGCACTGGCGGCGTCGAAGCGCCAAACCAGGATCAGCGACACCGCGAAGGTGACCAGCGTGGTCCACAGCGCGATCCAGCGCGCATTGCGCCGCGCCGCTTCATCATCGCCGCGGGTGAGATAGATCGCCACCGCGCCGATGACCGGCAGGAAGGTGACGACCGAAAGGATAGGCCAGGTTGTCATTACTGGCCTCCCAAGCCGAACATGAACCAGGTGATCAGCCCGGCGACGCCGATCAGCATCGCGAAGGCATAGTGATAGAGATAGCCGGTCTGGATCTTCACCACGTTGCGGGTGACATCGAGCACGCGCGCCGAGACGCCATCCGGGCCGAAGCCGTCGATGACGAAGCCGTCGCCCTTCTTCCACAGGAAGCGGCCGAGCCACTTCGTCGGGCGGACGAAGATGAGCTCATAGAGCTCGTCGAAATACCATTTGTTGAGCAGGAACTGGTAGAGCATCTGGTGCTCGCTGGCGAGCTGGACCGGAATGTACGGCCGGCGGATGTAAAACAGCCATGACACCAGGAAGCCCACCACCATCATCACCGTCGGCAGCAAGGCGATGGTCTGCGGAACGTGATGCATTTCATCAATGATGTGCGGGTGCATCTTGAGCGACTCGCGGAAGAACTCTTCCACGCCATGGCCCGCGAACACTTCCTTGAACGGGAAGCCGGCCAGGATCGAGCCGGCGGCAAGGATGCCGATCGGGACCAGCATCCACATCGGCGCCTCGTGGGCGGCCTCGTAATGGTGCCGGTCATGCGGCTCGCCGTGGAACGTCTTGAAGATCAGGCGCCACGAATAGAACGAGGTCAGACCGGCCGCGATCACGGTCATCGCGAATCCATAATAGGCGAACGGATTGTGCGCGACGTAGGCGGACTCGATGATCGCATCCTTGGAGAAATAGCCGGCCGTGAGCGGGAAGCCGGTCAGCGCCAGCGTGCCGATCACCATCACGCTATAGGTGTAGGGAATCTTGTCCTTCAGCCCACCCATGTTGCGGATGTCCTGCTCGTGGTGCATCGCGTAGATCACCGAGCCGGAGCCCAAGAATAGCAGCGCCTTGAAGAAGGCGTGGGTGAACAGGTGGAACATTCCCACCGAATAGGCCCCCGCCCCCATCGCCACGAACATGTAGCCGAGCTGCGAACAGGTCGAATAGGCGACGATGCGCTTGATGTCATTCTGGACAAGACCGACGGTTGCCGCAAAGAACGCGGTGGTGGCGCCGAAGAACATCACGACGGCCTGCGCGTTGGGCGCCAGTTCGAACAGCGGCGACAGCCGCGCCACCATGAACACGCCGGCGGTCACCATGGTCGCGGCGTGGATCAGCGCCGAGACCGGGGTCGGGCCTTCCATCGCGTCCGGCAACCAGGTGTGCAGCAGGAACTGGGCCGATTTGCCCATCGCGCCCATGAACAGCAACAGGCAGATCAGGGTCAGCGCATCGGCGTTCCAGCCGAAGAAGTTGATGGTCTTGCCGGTCAGCCCAGGCGCGCCTGCGAAGATCGTCTCGAAATCGGTGGTCTTGAGCAGCATGTAGACGGCGAAAATGCCGAGCGCGAAGCCGAAATCGCCGACGCGGTTGACGATAAATGCCTTGATCGCCGCCGCATTCGCCGAGGGCTTCTGATACCAGAAGCCGATCAGGAGGTAGCTGGCGAGACCGACGCCCTCCCAGCCGAAGAACAGCTGGACCAGGTTGTCCGCGGTCACCAGCATCAGCATCGCGAAGGTGAACAGGCTGAGGTAGCCGAAGAAGCGCGGCCGGTACGGATCCTCGTCCATGTAACCGATGGAATAGAGGTGCACGAGCGACGAGACAGTGGTGACCACCACCAGCATCACGGCGGTCAGCGTATCGACGCGGAGCGCCCACGACACCTGCAGATCGCCGGAATTGATCCACGGGAACAGCGCGATGCGGGCGTCATGGTGCATGAAGCCGACATCGACCAGCGCCACCCAGGACAGCGCCGCCGAAACGAATAGAAGTCCTGTCGTGATCAGTTCGGCAGCGCGCGAGCCCTGAGCCGGCGGCTCGGAAACGTGATGGTCGTCGTGGCCGTGATCGTCATGACCATGGTCGTCATGTGCTTCCGCCGCGTGGGAGTGATCGCCATGCCCGTGGGCATGTTCCACCGTGTCGCCGCTCGGGTTGCGCGCATGCGCCCCGAAGATCGCGATCAGCCCCGCCAGAATGGCGCCGAGCAGCGGCAGGAATACTATGGCCTGATACATGCCCCGCCCTAACCCTTCATCAGATTGACGTCTTCAACCGCGATCGAACCGCGGTTGCGGAAATAGACCACCAGCACGGCCAAACCGATCGCGGCTTCCGCAGCCGCAACCGTCAGCACCAGCAGCGCGAACACCTGCCCGACGATGTCGCCGAGGAAGGTCGAAAACGCCACCAGGTTGATGTTGACGGCGAGTAGGATCAGCTCGATCGACATCAGGATGACGATGATGTTCTTGCGGTTCAGGAAGATGCCGAGGATTCCGACCGTGAACAGGATGGCGCCGACCGCGAGATAGTGTCCCAGACCGATCGTCATTTCACCCACTCCGCCGCGTCCGAATCCTGCAGCCCCTGCCCCGACGCCACCTTGCGCACGGCCATCGCCAGTTCCGGCGTCCGCGCGTTCTGCACGTTGATGTCCTGCCGCTTGACCTTCGCCTTGTGGCGCAGCGTCAGCACGATCGCGCCGATCATGGCTACCAGCAGCACCATGCCGGCGATCTGGAAGTAGTGGATGTACTTCGTATAGAGCACCAGCCCGAGCGCTTCGGTGTTGCTGACATTGGTCGGGATCGCCGCCGTGATCTGCTTGGCGGTATCGGGCTTCATGACCCATCCGCCCGCGACCAGCAGCAGTTCGGCAAGAAAGATGCCGCCGATCACCAGACCGATCGGCAGATACTCGATAAAGCCCTCGCGCAGCTCGGTGAAATCGACATCGAGCATCATGATCACGAACAGGAACAGCACCGCGACCGCACCGACATAGACCACGATCAGCATCATGCCGAGGAATTCGGCGCCCATCAGCACGAACAGGCCGGAGGCGTTGACGAAGGCCAGGATCAGATACAGCACGGAGTGCACGGGATTGCGCGAGACAATCACCATGACAGCCGAGGCCACGCAGACGCCGGCGAACAGATAGAAGAACAGCGCGGGAAGGATCATGCGAATGTTCCTCTCGTCATTCCGGGGCACGCGAAGCGTGAACCCGGAATCTCGAGATTCCGGGTCTGGTCCTTCGGACCATCCCGGAATGACGTTGAAATCTGGATCATGCCCTCACCTCACCGGTACGGCGCGTCGAGCTCGATTGCTTTCGCAATCTCGCGTTCCCAGCGATCGCCATTGGCGAGCAGCTTGGCCTTGTCATAGTAGAGTTCCTCGCGGGTCTCGGTCGCGAATTCGAAATTCGGTCCCTCGACGATAGCGTCCACCGGGCAGGCTTCCTGGCACAGGCCGCAATAGATGCATTTCACCATGTCGATGTCGTAGCGCACGGTGCGGCGGGTGCCGTCGTTGCGGCGCGGGCCGGCCTCGATCGTGATCGCCTGCGCCGGGCAGATCGCCTCGCATAGCTTGCAGGCGATGCAGCGCTCCTCGCCGTTCGGATAGCGGCGCAGCGCGTGCTCGCCACGGAAGCGCGGCGAGATCGGGCCCTTCTCGAACGGATAGTTCAGCGTCGGCTTCGGCTTGAAGAAATAGCGCATGGCGAGAAAGAACGCCGATACGAATTCGCTCAAGAGAAGCGCACGGGCCGTTGCGTTGACGTTGACACTCATGATGGCCTCACTTCGGCGCAATGCCGGCGAATTGCAGCACGGCGGCCACAATCACCACCATCGCCAGCGACAGCGGCAGGAACACCTTCCAACCCAGCCGCATCAGTTGATCGTAGCGGTAGCGCGGCACGATCGCCTTCGCCATCGCGAACAGGAAGAACATGAAGAACAGTTTCAGCGCGAACCACACCACGCCTGGGATCCAGGTAAACGGCGGCAGCGCCACCGGCGGCAGCCAGCCGCCGAGGAACATGATCGTCGCCAACGCGCACATAGTGGTGATCGCGACATATTCGCCGAGCATGAACAACAGATACGGCGTCGAGCCGTATTCGACCATGAAGCCCGCGACCAGTTCGGATTCCGCTTCCACCAGATCGAACGGCGGACGGTTGGTCTCGGCCAGCGCCGAGACGTAGAACACCACGAACATCGGGAACAGCGGCCACACATACCAGTTCAGGATGGTGAGTTGCGGCAGCCCGATCAGGCTGGCGAAGCCGCGGGCGTTCTGCGCTTCCACCACCGCCGAGAGGTTGAGCGAGCCGGCACACAAGAGCACGGTGATAATGACGAAGCCGATCGAGACTTCGTAGGACACCATCTGCGCCGCCGAGCGCAGCGCGGCCAGGAACGGGTACTTCGAGTTCGACGACCAGCCGGCCATGATGATGCCGTAGATCGACAGCGACGAGATCGCGAAGATGTAGAGCACGCCGACGTTGATGTCCGAGATCACCCAGCCGAGATCCATCGGGATCACCGCCCAGGCGGCCAGCGCCAGCACGCACGATACCAGCGGCGCCAGCAGGAACACGCCCTTGTTGGAGCCGGACGGGATGATCGGCTCCTTCAGCACGAACTTCAGAAGATCGGCGAAGGATTGTAAGAGGCCCCATGGGCCGACCACGTTGGGGCCGCGGCGGATCTGCACCGCCGCCCAGATCTTGCGGTCGGCGAGCAGGATGTAGGCGATCGCGATCAGGAGAACGACGAGCAGCAGGACGCTCTGCGCGACCATGACGATCAGCGGCCAGAGAAAGCCGGTCCAGAACGGGCTTGCGAACAAATCAGCCATCAGATCACGCTCACTCCGCTGCCGTCAGCATTCGCCCGGCCGCCAGCCGGGAACATTCCGCCATCACCGCCGAGGCCCGCGCGATCGGGTTGGTCAGATAGAAGTCCTCGACCGACGATTTCAGCGGGCTCTTGTCGACCTTGCCGCCCTTCTTGCCCGCCAGCGCCTTGACGTCTTCGGCCTTGCCGGGCTCGATCTGGTCGATCCGCATCAGATGCGGCACGGCCTTGAACAGGGCCTGGCGCAACGCCCCGAGCGAGTCATAGGGCAGCTTCTTGCCGAGCACATCCGACAGCGCGCGGGCGATCGCCCAGTCCTCGCGTGCTTCCCCGGGCGGGAACGCCGCGCGGGCGGCGATCTGCACCCTGCCCTCGGTGTTGACATAGAGGCCGGATTTCTCGGTATAGGCCGCACCCGGCAGGATGACATCGGCGCGATGCGCGCCGCGATCGCCATGGGTTCCAATATACACCACGAACGTGCCGTCCGGCACCTTTACCTCGTCGGCCCCCAGCAGGAACAGCACGTCGAGCGTGCCGAAGGTCGTCATCTGCGCCAGGGTCAGCCCGCCCTTGCCGGCCGAAAAGCCGATATCGAGCGCACCCGCGCGCGAGGCGGTATCCTGCAGCACGGCAAAACCGTTCCAGCCGTCCTTGAGCGCGCCGACGCCCGCCGCGACCTTGGCCGCCAGCGCCAGCGCCGCCGCACCGTCATGTCGCGATAGTGAACCGGCGCCGACCAGCACCATCGGGTGCTTGGCGCCCTTCAGCACCTCGGTGAAGGAATGCTTGCCGCTGGCGAGCTCGTTGAGCGTATCGGTGCCCGCGCCGAGATAGTCGTAATCATAGGTGAGATCGGCCCTGGCGCCGACCAGCGCGACCTTGAGCTGGCCCGTGCGCCAGCGCTTGCGGATGCGCGCGTTGAGAACGGCGGCTTCCTTGCGCGGATTGGCGCCGATGATCAGCAGCGCATCGGCCTGTTCGATCCCGGCAATGGTCGGATTGAAGATGTAGGTCGCGCGGCCGAGCTTCGGGTCGAAGGCATCGCCGCCCTGCACCGCCAGATTGGTGGAGCCATATTGTCCCAGCAGATCCTTGAACGCGAACATCTCCTCGACCGCGGCGAGATCGCCGGCAATGGCACCCATCCGCTTGCCGTCGGTCATCTTCACCTTGGCGGCGACCGCCGCGAAAGCCTCCTGCCACGACGCGGCGCGCAGCTTGCCGTTGTCGCGGATATAGGGCCGGTCGAGCCGCTGCGTGCGCAGGCCGTCAACGACGTGACGGGTCTTGTCGGAAATCCATTCCTCGTTCACAGCCTCGTTGATGCGCGGCAGGATCCGCATCACCTCGCGGCCGCGGGTATCGACGCGGATCGCCGAGCCGACGCCGTCCATGACATCGACCGATTGCGTCTTGCCGAGCTCCCACGGGCGCGCCGCAAAGGCATACGGCTTCGAGGTCAGCGCGCCCACCGGGCAGATATCGACGAGATTGCCCTGCAGCTCGGAAGTCAGCGCCTGCTCCAGATAGGTCGTGATCTCCATGTCCTCGCCGCGGCCGGTGGCGCCCATTTCCGGCGCGCCGGCGACTTCGGCGGAGAAGCGGACGCAGCGCGTGCACTGGATGCAGCGGTTCATCGAGGTCTTGACCAGCGCGCCCAGATACTTGTCCTCGACCGCGCGCTTGTTCTCGGCAAAGCGCGAGGTGTCGACGCCGTAGCCCATCGCCTGGTCCTGCAGGTCGCACTCGCCGCCCTGGTCGCAGATCGGGCAATCCAGCGGGTGGTTGATCAGCAGAAATTCCATCACGCCTTCGCGCGCCTTCTTCACCATCGGCGAACGCGTCGAGATTTCCGGCGGCTCGCCCTTCGGGCCGGGCCGGCAGTCACGCACGCCCCAGGCGCAGCTTGCGACCGGCTTCGGGCCGCCCTTCACCTCGACGAGGCACATCCGGCAATTGCCGGCGATCGACAGCCGCTCGTGGTAGCAGAAGCGCGGAATTTCGGCGCCCGCGGCCTCGCACGCCTGCAGCAGCGTGAATTCTCCGGGTACATCGATCTCTTTGCCGTCGATGATGAGTTTGGTCATTGCGGTCTCAGGTCTTTCCCAGCTTGCAGTCTGGCGGTGTAACGCTGGCGGTCTTCAGCGACGCCTTGATCCATTGCTGGGTCTCGGCGCCATAGGTGGCGAGATAGGCCGGCTGCGCCGCGCTCTTCTCGCACAGGAACGGCAGATGCGGCTTCAGGTCGTAATCGCAGGAGGCCAGCCACTCACGCTTTCCCGCGAACGCGCCGATCGCTTCCTCGCAGGCGTAGAGGAAATACGTGACGAAGCTCTCGTACTGCACCTGCTCGTCGCGCCCGGCCGCCTTGATCTTCTCGTAGTCCGGCTGCGCGAACTTTGGATTCTTGAACGCCAGATCGGTGTAACCCAGAAACGCCTGCCGTGCGCTGGACGCACGGTTGCCGGTGCGGATTTCGTTGATCTGGAACAGGATCGCAACAAAGCCGAGCAGCGCCACGGTCGCCTGCGCCATCTGCGCCAGCGTCCCGTACCTCTGCCACCAGAAGCTTGGTTGCGACATCGCGATCACTCCGCCGCGACCATGTTCACGGGATCGCGCACGCCGATATCGTCGATATCGGCCTTGTGCGAATACTGCGCGATGCGCTCTTCGATCTCGTGGCGGAAATGCGCGATCAGGCCCTGGATCGGCCAGGCGGCGGCGTCGCCGAGCGCGCAGATGGTGTGTCCCTCGACCTGTTTTGTAACCTCCAGCAGCATGTCGATCTCGCGCTTGTGCGCGCGGCCCTCGGCCATGCGCGTCAGCACGCGCCACATCCAGCCCGTGCCTTCGCGGCACGGCGTGCACTGGCCGCAGCTCTCATGCTTGTAAAAATAGGAGATGCGCGCGATCGCCCGGATCAAGTCGGTCGACTTGTCCATCACGATCACGGCGGCGGTGCCGAGGCCCGAGCGCAGCTTGCTGAGGCTGTCAAAGTCCATCGGCGTGTCGATGATCTGCTCGGCCGGCACCATGCGCACCGACGAGCCGCCGGGGATCACCGCCTTCAGATTGTCCCAGCCGCCGCGAATGCCACCGCAGTGACGCTCGATCAGCTCGCGGAACGGAATCCCCATCGCCTCTTCGACGTTGCAGGGCCGCTCGACATGGCCGGACACGCAGAACAGTTTTGTGCCGACATTGTTGGGCCGGCCGATCGCGGCGAACCACGCCGCACCACGGCGCAGGATGTCCGGCGCGACCGCAATGGATTCGACATTGTTGACGGTGGTCGGGCAGCCGTAGAGGCCGACATTGGCCGGGAATGGCGGCTTCAGCCGCGGCTGGCCCTTCTTGCCCTCAAGGCTTTCGAGCAGCGCTGTCTCTTCGCCGCAGATATAGGCGCCGGCGCCATGCGCGACATAGATGTCGAACGGCCAACCGTTGATGTTGTCCTTGCCGACCAGCTTTGCATCATAGGCCTGGTCGATCGCGGCCTGCAGGCGCTCGCGCTCGCGGATGAATTCGCCGCGCACATAGATGTAGCAGGCATGCGCGTTCATCGCGAAGCTTGCGAGCAGGCAGCCCTCCACGAGCAGATGCGGATCGTGCCGCATGATCTCGCGGTCCTTGCAGGTGCCGGGCTCGGACTCGTCGGCGTTGACCACGAGATAGCTTGGCCGCCCGTCGGTGGATTCCTTCGGCATGAACGACCATTTCAACCCGGTCGGAAAGCCCGCCCCGCCGCGCCCGCGCAGGCCGGAGGCCTTCATCTCGTTGATGATCCAGTCGCGGCCCTTGTCGATGATCGCCTTGGTGCCGTCCCACGCGCCGCGACGGCGCGCGCCCTCCAGCCCCCAATCGTGGAGGCCGTAGAGGTTCTTGAAGATGCGATCCTTGTCGTCGAGCATGACTTGAAGCTTCCTAACGGATCAACGATTGGACTGCGCGTAGGCGAGGCCCGCGGCGCATCCGCCGAAGGTCAGCGCCCACAACAGGCTTGATTCGAGCGTTGCGTTCAGCCCGTAACGCTGCAGCAGAAAGATGAATGTCGCCGCCGCGACGGCGTGCATGCCGATATAGCGCCAGTTCTTCATCGCGCTGACCCTTCCCTGCCCGATCACGGGCCCTGTGCCGTTACGCGTCATGTGGATTCCTTCAGCGTCGTCGGGCCGCCTGCCGGCGCCGAGAACTGACGGTCGATCTGCGGTCCCGGCTTCGGCGGATTGCCCGACGCAAAGCCGTCCAGCACCTTGCCGAAGGTTTCCTTGGTCAGGTCTTCGTAGGTGTCCTTCCAGATCTGCACCATCGGCGCATTCACGCAGGCGCCGAGGCACTCGACCTCTTCCCAGCTGAAATTGCCGTCCTTCGACAAATGGAAGGGATCGTGGTGGATGCGGCTCTGGCACACCTTGATGATGTCCTCGGCGCCGCGCAGGCGGCACGGCGTGGTGCCGCAGACCTGCACATGGGCCTTCCTGCCGACCGGCTGGAGCTGAAACATGGTGTAGAAGGTCGCCACTTCCAGCACGCGGATGTAGGGCATTTCCAGGAGGTCGGCGACCACACGGATCGCGGCTTCTGAAACCCAGCCCTCATGCTGCTCCTGCGCGCGCCACAGGATCGCAATCACCGCCGACGCCTGGCGGCCCGGCGGATATTTGGTGATCTGCGCCTTGGCCCAGGCGAGGTTCTCATCCGAGAACGCAAAGCTCGCGGGCTGCAATTCCTTCGGTGCGAGGCGGCGGACGGACATCGTTCAGTCTCTCATTGCACGCGGCGCGCGGCTTTCGCATTGAGCGCATCGATCCGGGCGAGCCAGAATGCACTTGCGGTGCCGAACACGTTGTAGCCGACATGGGTTGAAACCTTGATCCGATCCAGAATCGAAAGGTCGGTCACGGTCTCAAGGCGATGGCTGCGCGGATCGTAGACGATCAGCTTCAGCGATTGGTCGAGGATGTAGCGCGATACGGTATGCTTGGGGTCGTTGCCATGCTCCTCGCACAGCAACACGCTGTCGCCCTGCAAAAGCCGCGCACCGCCCTTCATAGCTTCGATCTCGACGCCTTCGACGTCGAGCTTGATCAAATATTTGCCGTCCGGCGCGATCTTGCCGTCGTCCAGGAGGTTATCCAGCGCGATGACCGGCACCTCCTCGCCGCCGGACTGGTCGCCGGCGATGCTGAAGGCCTCGTGCTTGGTGCCGGACAGACGCGCGGTGCCGCGCGCCGCACCGATCGCGCATTTCATCGTCTCGAAACGATTGCCGTTGATCCGCGCGTTGTTGGCAAGCTTCGAAAAATTCTGCCCCGACGGCTCGATCGCGATCGCCTTGTGCGATCCAAACGGCTTGCTCGACACCAGCACCGACCAATAGCCGTAATTGGCGCCGCAATCGAGCAGCGTGTAGTCGACGTCAGCGGAGTCCTGAAACAGCAACTCCAGTTCATCCTCGTAATGGAAGCTGCGATTGAGCAGCTTGCTCCAATAGCCGTCGCCATAGGGAAACTCGAACGTGGCGTCGTCATTGAGTTTGATCTGGATGCCGCGCTCCGACAGCGTCGTGCGCAACAAATTGGCGCACATGTTATAGCCGCGGTGCGAGAAGTTCGACGCCACCTTCGACCCCAGCACCAGCGCCACCGCGGCCAAACGCTCCCACGCGTTCGCACCCGCAAGTACGCCCGATGCCCGGTCAAACTGGATGGGCGCCTGCGCCATCACCGATCGACCTCTCCGAACACGATGTCGAGCGAGCCGAGGATGGCCGAGACGTCGGCGAGCAGGTGGCCCTTGCAGATGTGGTGCATCGCCTGCAGATGGGCAAAGCCCGGCGCGCGGATCTTGCACTTGTAGGGCTTGTTGGTTCCGTCGGAAACCAGATAGACGCCGAACTCGCCCTTCGGCGCCTCGACCGCGGCATAGACCTCGCCGGCCGGCACGCGCACGCCCTCGGTGTAGAGCTTGAAGTGATGGATGAGGGCTTCCATCGAGCGCTTCATCTCGCCGCGGCGGGGCGGCGCGATCTTGTTGTCCTCGACGACGACAGGCCCCTGCCCATCGGGCGCACGCAGTTTGGCGATGCACTGCTTCATGATGCGCACGGACTGGCGCATCTCTTCCATGCGGATCAGGTAGCGGTCGTAGCAGTCGCCGTTCTTGCCGATCGGGATGTCGAAATCCATCTCGTCGTAGCACTCATAGGGCTGCGCCTTGCGCAGGTCCCATGCCGCGCCCGAGCCACGCACCATCACGCCCGAGAAACCCCACTCCCAGGCTTCCTTCAGCGACACCACGCCGATATCGACGTTGCGCTGCTTG contains these protein-coding regions:
- the nuoH gene encoding NADH-quinone oxidoreductase subunit NuoH, yielding MADLFASPFWTGFLWPLIVMVAQSVLLLVVLLIAIAYILLADRKIWAAVQIRRGPNVVGPWGLLQSFADLLKFVLKEPIIPSGSNKGVFLLAPLVSCVLALAAWAVIPMDLGWVISDINVGVLYIFAISSLSIYGIIMAGWSSNSKYPFLAALRSAAQMVSYEVSIGFVIITVLLCAGSLNLSAVVEAQNARGFASLIGLPQLTILNWYVWPLFPMFVVFYVSALAETNRPPFDLVEAESELVAGFMVEYGSTPYLLFMLGEYVAITTMCALATIMFLGGWLPPVALPPFTWIPGVVWFALKLFFMFFLFAMAKAIVPRYRYDQLMRLGWKVFLPLSLAMVVIVAAVLQFAGIAPK
- the nuoG gene encoding NADH-quinone oxidoreductase subunit NuoG encodes the protein MTKLIIDGKEIDVPGEFTLLQACEAAGAEIPRFCYHERLSIAGNCRMCLVEVKGGPKPVASCAWGVRDCRPGPKGEPPEISTRSPMVKKAREGVMEFLLINHPLDCPICDQGGECDLQDQAMGYGVDTSRFAENKRAVEDKYLGALVKTSMNRCIQCTRCVRFSAEVAGAPEMGATGRGEDMEITTYLEQALTSELQGNLVDICPVGALTSKPYAFAARPWELGKTQSVDVMDGVGSAIRVDTRGREVMRILPRINEAVNEEWISDKTRHVVDGLRTQRLDRPYIRDNGKLRAASWQEAFAAVAAKVKMTDGKRMGAIAGDLAAVEEMFAFKDLLGQYGSTNLAVQGGDAFDPKLGRATYIFNPTIAGIEQADALLIIGANPRKEAAVLNARIRKRWRTGQLKVALVGARADLTYDYDYLGAGTDTLNELASGKHSFTEVLKGAKHPMVLVGAGSLSRHDGAAALALAAKVAAGVGALKDGWNGFAVLQDTASRAGALDIGFSAGKGGLTLAQMTTFGTLDVLFLLGADEVKVPDGTFVVYIGTHGDRGAHRADVILPGAAYTEKSGLYVNTEGRVQIAARAAFPPGEAREDWAIARALSDVLGKKLPYDSLGALRQALFKAVPHLMRIDQIEPGKAEDVKALAGKKGGKVDKSPLKSSVEDFYLTNPIARASAVMAECSRLAAGRMLTAAE
- the nuoF gene encoding NADH-quinone oxidoreductase subunit NuoF; this translates as MLDDKDRIFKNLYGLHDWGLEGARRRGAWDGTKAIIDKGRDWIINEMKASGLRGRGGAGFPTGLKWSFMPKESTDGRPSYLVVNADESEPGTCKDREIMRHDPHLLVEGCLLASFAMNAHACYIYVRGEFIRERERLQAAIDQAYDAKLVGKDNINGWPFDIYVAHGAGAYICGEETALLESLEGKKGQPRLKPPFPANVGLYGCPTTVNNVESIAVAPDILRRGAAWFAAIGRPNNVGTKLFCVSGHVERPCNVEEAMGIPFRELIERHCGGIRGGWDNLKAVIPGGSSVRMVPAEQIIDTPMDFDSLSKLRSGLGTAAVIVMDKSTDLIRAIARISYFYKHESCGQCTPCREGTGWMWRVLTRMAEGRAHKREIDMLLEVTKQVEGHTICALGDAAAWPIQGLIAHFRHEIEERIAQYSHKADIDDIGVRDPVNMVAAE
- the nuoE gene encoding NADH-quinone oxidoreductase subunit NuoE, which produces MSVRRLAPKELQPASFAFSDENLAWAKAQITKYPPGRQASAVIAILWRAQEQHEGWVSEAAIRVVADLLEMPYIRVLEVATFYTMFQLQPVGRKAHVQVCGTTPCRLRGAEDIIKVCQSRIHHDPFHLSKDGNFSWEEVECLGACVNAPMVQIWKDTYEDLTKETFGKVLDGFASGNPPKPGPQIDRQFSAPAGGPTTLKEST
- a CDS encoding FkbM family methyltransferase; translation: MAQAPIQFDRASGVLAGANAWERLAAVALVLGSKVASNFSHRGYNMCANLLRTTLSERGIQIKLNDDATFEFPYGDGYWSKLLNRSFHYEDELELLFQDSADVDYTLLDCGANYGYWSVLVSSKPFGSHKAIAIEPSGQNFSKLANNARINGNRFETMKCAIGAARGTARLSGTKHEAFSIAGDQSGGEEVPVIALDNLLDDGKIAPDGKYLIKLDVEGVEIEAMKGGARLLQGDSVLLCEEHGNDPKHTVSRYILDQSLKLIVYDPRSHRLETVTDLSILDRIKVSTHVGYNVFGTASAFWLARIDALNAKAARRVQ